Proteins found in one Collinsella aerofaciens genomic segment:
- a CDS encoding sugar ABC transporter permease, producing the protein MGKALKRWWPLFMLPTCLAFMIGFVIPFIQGFYLSFCQFITINNTHFVGIKNYVRALSDSQFATSFFFTVAFAFLSTVLINVIALAIAQALTRKALKGTNIFRTIFFMPNLIGGIVLGYIWQILINCLLSNVGAQLIALNSAAGFWGLIILTLWQQVGYMMIIYIAGLQSIPSDYIEAAKVDGATAWQTFWKVKIPNLMPTITICLFLSITNGFKLFDQNLALTGGAPAHSTEMLALNIYNTFYSRAGIAWQGIGQAKAVIFCILVVAISMIQLKATRSKEVQQ; encoded by the coding sequence ATGGGCAAAGCACTCAAGCGCTGGTGGCCGCTCTTTATGCTGCCCACGTGCCTGGCGTTTATGATCGGGTTCGTGATCCCTTTTATCCAGGGCTTCTATCTCTCGTTCTGCCAGTTTATTACCATTAACAACACGCATTTTGTCGGTATCAAGAATTACGTGCGCGCGCTGTCCGATTCGCAGTTTGCTACGTCGTTCTTCTTTACGGTGGCGTTTGCCTTCCTGTCGACGGTGCTTATCAACGTGATTGCCCTCGCCATCGCGCAGGCGCTCACCCGCAAGGCGCTCAAGGGCACCAACATCTTCCGTACGATCTTCTTTATGCCTAACCTGATCGGCGGCATCGTGCTGGGCTACATTTGGCAGATTCTGATCAACTGCCTGCTCTCCAACGTGGGCGCCCAGCTCATCGCCCTTAACTCTGCTGCTGGCTTCTGGGGCCTTATCATCCTGACCCTGTGGCAGCAGGTCGGCTACATGATGATTATCTACATCGCTGGTCTGCAGTCCATTCCGTCCGACTACATCGAGGCCGCCAAGGTCGACGGCGCCACGGCATGGCAGACGTTTTGGAAGGTTAAGATCCCTAACCTGATGCCGACCATCACCATCTGCCTGTTCCTGTCCATCACCAACGGCTTTAAGCTGTTCGACCAGAACCTCGCCCTTACCGGCGGCGCCCCCGCGCACTCCACCGAGATGCTCGCCCTGAACATCTACAACACGTTCTATTCGCGTGCCGGTATCGCATGGCAGGGCATTGGTCAGGCCAAGGCGGTTATCTTCTGCATCCTGGTCGTGGCCATCTCCATGATCCAGCTTAAGGCCACGAGGTCCAAGGAGGTGCAGCAGTAA
- the ugpC gene encoding sn-glycerol-3-phosphate ABC transporter ATP-binding protein UgpC: MAEIVLKHVQKVYPNNESKKKGFFGKKKKTEEKKHNLKVTEDGVLAVEDFNLTVHDQEFVVLVGPSGCGKSTTMRMVAGLEDITSGDVLIDGKRVNDVAPKDRDIAMVFQSYALYPNMTVYENMAFTLELKKVPKDEIDRKVRSAAEILGITEYLDRKPKALSGGQRQRVAIGRAIVRDPKVFLMDEPLSNLDAKLRNQMRAELIKLRHEIKGTFIYVTHDQTEAMTLGDRIVVMKDGVVQQIATPQEVFNHPANIFVAGFIGVPQMNFFDAQLVRSGNGFTVKTEDMNVALAPETCAQLALNWDGGDVKEITAGVRPEQILLADKDEEGALQGTVEVTELMGSTEHVHVTAPDGQFVLIIPVVDLEAKGALKAGDPIWFKFEKNATHLFDKVSGKNLI, from the coding sequence ATGGCCGAGATCGTTCTCAAACATGTTCAGAAGGTGTATCCCAACAACGAGTCCAAAAAGAAGGGCTTCTTTGGCAAAAAGAAGAAGACCGAGGAGAAGAAGCACAACCTCAAGGTTACCGAGGACGGCGTGCTCGCGGTGGAGGACTTTAATCTCACCGTGCATGACCAGGAGTTTGTCGTTCTCGTTGGCCCGTCTGGCTGCGGCAAGTCCACGACGATGCGCATGGTCGCTGGCCTGGAGGACATCACTTCGGGCGACGTGCTCATCGACGGCAAGCGCGTCAACGACGTGGCGCCCAAGGACCGCGACATTGCCATGGTGTTCCAGAGCTATGCTCTGTACCCCAATATGACGGTGTACGAGAACATGGCGTTTACGCTCGAGCTCAAGAAGGTTCCCAAGGACGAGATCGACCGCAAGGTTCGTTCTGCTGCCGAGATTCTGGGCATTACCGAGTACCTCGACCGTAAGCCCAAGGCGCTCTCCGGCGGCCAGCGCCAGCGTGTCGCTATCGGCCGCGCCATCGTGCGTGACCCCAAGGTCTTCCTGATGGACGAGCCGCTGTCCAACCTGGACGCCAAGCTTCGTAACCAGATGCGTGCCGAGCTCATTAAGCTGCGCCACGAGATCAAGGGCACGTTCATTTATGTTACTCACGACCAGACCGAGGCTATGACCCTCGGTGACCGTATCGTGGTCATGAAGGACGGCGTCGTCCAGCAGATCGCCACCCCGCAGGAGGTCTTCAACCATCCCGCGAACATCTTCGTCGCCGGCTTCATCGGCGTGCCGCAGATGAACTTCTTCGATGCCCAGCTGGTGCGCTCGGGCAACGGCTTTACCGTCAAGACCGAGGATATGAACGTGGCGCTCGCCCCCGAGACCTGCGCTCAGCTTGCCCTCAACTGGGACGGCGGCGACGTGAAGGAGATCACGGCTGGCGTGCGCCCCGAGCAGATTCTGCTTGCCGACAAGGACGAGGAGGGCGCGCTCCAGGGTACCGTCGAGGTGACCGAGCTCATGGGTTCGACCGAGCATGTCCACGTGACTGCTCCCGATGGCCAGTTCGTCCTGATCATTCCCGTTGTCGACCTTGAGGCCAAGGGTGCGCTCAAGGCGGGCGACCCCATCTGGTTCAAGTTCGAGAAGAACGCGACCCACCTCTTCGATAAGGTCTCTGGCAAGAACCTTATCTAG
- a CDS encoding ABC transporter substrate-binding protein: MKNEMSRRQFLGFAGSAAAVLGLGLVGCGGSAGSGSSASGDAAEVYFLQFKPEVDKEWKEIAKAYKKEKGVEVKIVTAASNTYEEKLKSEMSKSSAPTLFQVNGPTGLKNWKDYCADLSDTKLRGELIDDSLALQSDGKDLGIDWVQESYGIIYNKQLLEKAGYKAEDINSFDKLKACADDIQARKDELGVEGAFTSAGMDDSSSWRYTTHLANLPLYYEFEKEHNQEDDEIKGEYLDNFKQIFDLYITDSTCDPSQLASKTGDDATNEFATGKAVFYQNGSWAYADLTKAGMTDDQIGMMPIYIGVDGEENQGLCSGGENYWCVSSQASEDAQKATEDFMYWCVTSDTATSIIADKMGLTAPFKSAKETTNVFSQQAVAMAKDGKKTVAWDFVYIPSEEWKKNLKQALIAYAADNSKWDGVKNAFVDGWKTEKAASE; this comes from the coding sequence ATGAAGAACGAAATGAGCAGAAGGCAGTTCCTGGGCTTTGCTGGTTCCGCGGCTGCGGTTCTTGGTCTGGGTCTCGTGGGTTGCGGCGGTTCTGCCGGCTCCGGCTCCTCTGCTTCTGGTGACGCTGCCGAGGTCTACTTCCTCCAATTCAAGCCCGAGGTCGACAAGGAGTGGAAGGAGATCGCCAAGGCGTACAAGAAGGAGAAGGGCGTCGAGGTCAAGATCGTGACCGCCGCCTCCAACACCTACGAGGAGAAGCTCAAGTCCGAGATGTCCAAGAGCTCCGCTCCGACCCTGTTCCAGGTCAACGGCCCCACCGGTCTTAAGAACTGGAAGGATTACTGCGCCGACCTGTCCGATACCAAGCTCCGCGGTGAGCTCATTGACGACTCCCTGGCTCTGCAGTCCGATGGCAAGGATCTGGGTATCGACTGGGTCCAGGAGAGCTACGGCATCATCTACAACAAGCAGCTGCTCGAGAAGGCTGGCTACAAGGCCGAGGACATCAACTCCTTCGACAAGCTGAAGGCTTGTGCCGACGACATCCAGGCCCGCAAGGACGAGCTTGGTGTTGAGGGTGCCTTCACTTCCGCCGGCATGGACGACTCCTCCAGCTGGCGCTACACCACCCACCTCGCCAACCTCCCGCTCTACTACGAGTTCGAGAAGGAGCACAACCAGGAGGACGACGAGATTAAGGGCGAGTATCTCGACAACTTCAAGCAGATCTTCGACCTGTACATCACCGACTCCACCTGCGATCCTTCGCAGCTTGCCTCCAAGACCGGCGACGACGCCACCAACGAGTTCGCAACCGGCAAGGCCGTCTTCTATCAGAACGGTTCTTGGGCCTACGCTGACCTCACCAAGGCCGGCATGACCGACGATCAGATTGGCATGATGCCCATCTACATCGGTGTCGACGGCGAGGAGAACCAGGGCCTGTGCTCCGGCGGCGAGAACTACTGGTGCGTCAGCTCCCAGGCTTCCGAGGATGCCCAGAAGGCCACCGAGGACTTCATGTATTGGTGCGTCACTTCTGACACCGCCACCAGCATCATCGCTGACAAGATGGGTCTGACCGCTCCGTTCAAGAGCGCCAAGGAAACCACCAACGTCTTCTCGCAGCAGGCCGTTGCCATGGCCAAAGACGGCAAGAAGACCGTTGCTTGGGACTTCGTCTACATCCCCTCTGAGGAGTGGAAGAAGAACCTCAAGCAGGCTCTGATCGCCTACGCTGCCGACAACAGCAAGTGGGACGGCGTCAAGAACGCCTTCGTCGATGGCTGGAAGACCGAGAAGGCCGCTTCCGAGTAA
- a CDS encoding GntR family transcriptional regulator — translation MPKAIYEGIYREIRSRIINGTYAFQEMLPTEAELTAEFGCTRNTVRRALGMLADGMFVQPIHGKGVRVIWLKGETDMLGALEEVESFGEFAKRNNAVASTDVKSFEHLICTEQLSRRLGFKVGEELIRVVRVRSLNGSARQVDHGYFLASIAKGLTPEIAAESIYDYLEHKRGIKVMASRRTVSVELANDEDCSYLDLGKYNCVAVMESQSYTSDGILFEVTHARTHPEIFHYRVNSKR, via the coding sequence ATGCCAAAAGCGATATACGAAGGAATCTACCGAGAAATACGCTCGCGCATCATTAATGGGACCTATGCGTTTCAGGAGATGCTGCCAACCGAAGCTGAGTTGACCGCGGAGTTCGGATGTACTCGCAATACCGTCCGTCGCGCCTTGGGCATGCTGGCCGACGGGATGTTTGTGCAGCCCATACACGGCAAGGGCGTGCGCGTTATTTGGCTTAAGGGCGAAACCGACATGTTGGGTGCACTCGAGGAAGTCGAGTCGTTTGGCGAATTTGCAAAGCGCAACAATGCCGTCGCATCGACGGACGTTAAGTCTTTTGAACATTTGATCTGCACTGAGCAACTCTCTCGTCGCCTGGGCTTTAAGGTGGGCGAGGAGCTGATTCGCGTGGTACGTGTCCGAAGTCTCAACGGCAGTGCGCGCCAAGTGGACCATGGCTACTTTTTGGCGTCGATCGCCAAGGGTCTGACCCCCGAGATCGCGGCAGAATCTATCTATGACTATCTGGAGCACAAGCGTGGCATCAAAGTGATGGCGAGCCGCCGTACGGTGAGTGTCGAGCTCGCCAACGATGAGGATTGCAGCTATCTTGACCTCGGCAAATACAACTGCGTTGCCGTCATGGAGAGTCAGTCGTACACCTCGGATGGCATCTTGTTTGAGGTGACGCATGCCCGCACGCATCCTGAGATCTTCCACTACCGTGTCAACTCCAAGCGATAG
- a CDS encoding carbohydrate ABC transporter permease, translating into MKRDKVINRALSIFFTILSLAWIYPVFMIALNSFKKATAISTTTAFDLLTPETFNGLANYMHALNEQGFASAFMYSLIITVTSVVLILVCCSMCAWYVVRVNNKISNFFYYLFVFSMVVPFQMLMFTLSNLADRIGFNTPFNICFIYLGFGAGLAVFMFAGFVKNIPLEIEEAAMIDGCNPVQVFFKIVLPIMKPTYLSVGILETMWVWNDYLLPYLTLDSTKYKTIPILIQYFRGGYGHVELGPMMACIMMVVIPIVIMYILCQKYIIDGVVAGAVKG; encoded by the coding sequence ATGAAACGCGATAAGGTTATCAACCGCGCGCTCTCGATTTTCTTTACGATCCTGTCGCTCGCGTGGATCTACCCCGTGTTCATGATTGCGCTTAATTCTTTTAAGAAAGCGACTGCAATCAGCACCACCACGGCATTCGATCTGCTCACGCCCGAGACGTTCAACGGCCTCGCAAACTACATGCACGCCCTTAACGAGCAGGGCTTTGCCTCGGCATTTATGTACTCGCTCATCATCACGGTCACGTCGGTCGTGCTGATCTTGGTGTGCTGCTCCATGTGCGCTTGGTACGTGGTTCGTGTCAACAACAAGATCTCGAACTTCTTCTATTACCTGTTCGTGTTCTCGATGGTCGTGCCCTTCCAGATGCTCATGTTCACGCTGTCCAATTTGGCGGACCGCATCGGCTTCAACACGCCGTTCAACATCTGCTTTATCTACCTCGGCTTTGGCGCGGGCCTGGCGGTCTTTATGTTCGCCGGTTTTGTAAAGAACATCCCGCTCGAGATCGAGGAGGCGGCCATGATTGATGGCTGCAACCCGGTCCAGGTGTTCTTTAAGATCGTCCTTCCCATCATGAAGCCCACCTATCTTTCGGTCGGCATCCTCGAGACCATGTGGGTCTGGAACGACTATCTGCTGCCCTACCTTACGCTCGACTCCACCAAGTACAAGACCATTCCTATCTTGATCCAGTACTTCCGCGGCGGCTACGGCCACGTCGAGCTCGGCCCCATGATGGCCTGCATCATGATGGTCGTTATCCCCATCGTTATCATGTACATCCTCTGTCAGAAGTACATCATCGACGGCGTGGTGGCAGGTGCCGTCAAGGGCTGA
- a CDS encoding PTS transporter subunit EIIC yields the protein MLQKIQRFGGAMFAPAMLFSISGLMVGVSALATTADIVGDLAVYGTPWYVFWAIIQRGSWTVFKRLPLLFAVALPIGLAQKQPARCCLEALVAYFAYCFFLSEIIKLSGDNLGLEYPSSLTSASGITVIDGIKTLDTGIIGPLAVSATVVAIHDRFYDAKVPDWLGTFSGSSLVYLISFFAVFALAAISAAIVPYVYDVTDTLRHALAGVGPFGVGIFVFLERALEPFGLHHLLYMPIYYDNLVINDGIYATWSSLLPILSHSTRPLNELAPWAGFTATGWVKLFGLPAIAAAFYSTAKPERRAGLRVILVPAIIASVVCGVTEPLEFLFMFTHPGLFLLYAVLSSCLATAMNLFGIVGIFSGGLMEMAAFNFIPLMRTHAGAYLLALGIGLAFSLIFFVSFRALILVYDLKTPGREDHVVNRAAIDCLTGSDFAKEQSPNDEVNSRSDQDHVLAERVIQLLGGVGNIVGATNCATRLRVEVADPSIVADNASFVAVGAKGLIITGKTAQVIIGISVPRVKEHFDQIMGLEPEFVPTTSASPAASAAHKRGNICFFDIDGTLAWQDPRLAQDLPEDERDLSPYPNEAVSQAIREFVANGNMAFICTGRTLSCIHPKLLELPWTGIVCLAGGYAEINGHTIRDLSMTPSMLQRLAPYLEQSGEVIRFEGLNGVVRMSADAPDAPGYARTLGDAVTQLQHYSVYKILMSTSLANHIAQDKALEPLLCFNELELEVTEISPRECTKRGGIQSVLDALDPHHGTVYGIGDASNDVSLMNAVDVGIAMGNAPDYLKDKADYVTDTVDHDGVVAALEHFRLI from the coding sequence ATGCTGCAAAAAATCCAACGCTTTGGCGGGGCAATGTTCGCGCCCGCCATGCTGTTTTCTATATCAGGCCTCATGGTCGGCGTCTCCGCTCTCGCAACGACTGCGGACATCGTCGGCGATCTCGCCGTATACGGAACCCCTTGGTACGTTTTCTGGGCTATCATCCAGCGCGGCTCGTGGACGGTCTTTAAACGCCTCCCGCTCCTTTTTGCCGTAGCGCTGCCCATCGGTCTTGCCCAAAAACAACCGGCTCGTTGCTGCCTCGAGGCTCTCGTCGCCTATTTTGCCTACTGCTTCTTTTTGAGCGAGATCATTAAGCTGAGCGGAGACAACCTTGGACTTGAGTACCCGTCATCTTTGACCTCCGCCAGCGGTATCACCGTCATCGACGGCATCAAGACGCTCGACACCGGCATTATCGGCCCGCTGGCGGTATCGGCAACCGTCGTTGCCATCCATGACCGCTTCTACGATGCCAAGGTTCCCGATTGGCTCGGCACCTTCTCGGGCTCCTCGCTGGTCTACCTCATCAGCTTTTTTGCCGTGTTTGCCCTTGCTGCTATCTCGGCCGCCATCGTGCCCTACGTATACGATGTAACCGATACGCTGCGTCACGCGCTTGCAGGCGTCGGTCCCTTTGGCGTGGGCATCTTTGTCTTTTTAGAACGAGCACTCGAGCCCTTTGGCCTGCACCACCTGCTCTACATGCCGATCTACTACGACAACCTGGTCATTAACGACGGCATCTACGCCACGTGGAGCAGTTTGCTCCCCATCCTCTCCCATAGCACGCGCCCCCTTAATGAGCTTGCGCCGTGGGCCGGTTTTACCGCCACCGGCTGGGTCAAGCTCTTTGGCCTTCCTGCCATCGCAGCTGCGTTCTACTCCACCGCAAAACCCGAGCGCCGCGCCGGCCTCAGGGTCATCCTTGTTCCCGCCATCATCGCCTCGGTGGTTTGCGGCGTTACCGAGCCACTCGAGTTTCTCTTTATGTTCACCCACCCCGGGCTCTTTTTGCTCTACGCCGTCTTATCGTCTTGCCTTGCCACAGCCATGAATCTCTTTGGCATCGTCGGCATCTTCTCGGGCGGCCTCATGGAGATGGCAGCCTTCAACTTTATTCCGCTCATGCGCACGCATGCCGGTGCCTATCTTTTGGCGCTCGGTATCGGCCTTGCCTTTAGCCTCATCTTTTTTGTTAGTTTTCGAGCACTCATCTTGGTCTATGACCTTAAGACTCCGGGCCGCGAGGATCATGTCGTCAATCGCGCGGCAATCGATTGTTTAACGGGAAGCGACTTTGCCAAAGAGCAATCTCCCAATGACGAGGTCAATAGTCGATCCGATCAAGATCACGTCCTCGCTGAGCGGGTAATTCAGCTTTTAGGTGGCGTTGGCAATATCGTGGGCGCAACCAACTGCGCCACGCGCCTGCGCGTCGAGGTCGCAGACCCTTCCATCGTTGCAGATAACGCGTCGTTTGTCGCAGTGGGCGCCAAGGGCCTCATCATTACGGGCAAGACCGCCCAGGTGATTATCGGCATCTCCGTTCCCCGCGTTAAAGAGCATTTTGACCAGATCATGGGCCTCGAGCCGGAATTTGTGCCCACCACCTCGGCCTCCCCTGCCGCCAGCGCGGCCCATAAGCGCGGCAATATTTGCTTCTTCGATATCGACGGAACGCTCGCCTGGCAAGACCCCAGGCTCGCCCAAGACCTTCCCGAAGACGAGCGGGACCTCTCCCCCTATCCCAACGAGGCGGTTTCGCAGGCAATCCGCGAGTTTGTCGCCAACGGCAACATGGCCTTTATCTGCACGGGACGTACCCTGAGCTGCATCCACCCCAAACTTCTTGAGCTGCCCTGGACCGGCATCGTCTGTCTTGCGGGCGGTTACGCCGAGATCAACGGACACACAATTCGCGATCTGTCGATGACGCCCAGTATGCTGCAGCGTCTTGCCCCCTACCTTGAGCAATCGGGCGAGGTCATCCGCTTTGAGGGCCTCAACGGCGTCGTGCGCATGAGTGCCGATGCGCCCGATGCTCCCGGATACGCGCGCACCCTGGGCGACGCAGTCACGCAGCTGCAACATTACAGTGTCTACAAGATCTTGATGTCTACATCGCTCGCCAACCACATCGCTCAAGATAAGGCACTTGAGCCGCTGCTGTGCTTTAACGAGCTCGAACTCGAGGTAACCGAAATCTCGCCCCGCGAATGCACGAAGCGCGGGGGCATCCAGTCTGTACTCGACGCCCTCGATCCCCACCACGGAACCGTATACGGCATCGGCGACGCCAGCAATGACGTCTCGCTGATGAACGCCGTCGATGTCGGTATCGCCATGGGCAATGCACCGGACTATCTCAAGGATAAGGCCGATTACGTGACCGACACCGTCGATCACGACGGTGTCGTTGCGGCGCTCGAGCATTTTAGGCTGATTTAG